A window of the Kosakonia sp. BYX6 genome harbors these coding sequences:
- the ecpA gene encoding common pilus major fimbrillin subunit EcpA, producing the protein MKRNLLILALITSFGMGVTQAADITASAVATWAATAKKDTTSKLIVTPLGSLSFQYAEGVRGFNTQKGLFDVAIEGETSATSFKLTSRLVSSTLTQLDGSGSTLEVGVNYMGEAVGKASDLVMIDTANGKNVGLGALANNYAQSGRVTAQDAFTFSVVNATTDGSTPAKDLSVLPEGIWSGDVSVQFDATWTS; encoded by the coding sequence ATGAAGCGTAATTTATTAATACTTGCATTAATCACTTCTTTTGGCATGGGTGTCACTCAGGCTGCAGATATCACCGCCAGTGCGGTAGCAACCTGGGCTGCTACCGCTAAAAAAGATACCACCAGTAAATTAATCGTTACTCCGCTAGGTAGCCTGTCTTTCCAGTATGCTGAAGGTGTTCGAGGCTTTAACACACAAAAAGGCTTATTTGATGTCGCAATCGAGGGGGAAACTTCCGCAACATCATTCAAGCTGACATCTCGCCTGGTGAGCAGCACCTTAACTCAACTGGATGGTTCTGGCTCAACTTTGGAAGTTGGCGTCAATTACATGGGTGAAGCGGTTGGTAAGGCATCTGATTTAGTCATGATTGACACTGCAAATGGGAAAAATGTCGGGTTGGGCGCACTGGCAAATAATTATGCACAGAGCGGACGTGTTACTGCTCAAGACGCATTCACCTTCTCCGTTGTAAACGCAACGACTGATGGTTCGACTCCGGCAAAAGATTTGAGTGTTCTGCCGGAAGGTATCTGGAGCGGTGATGTCAGCGTTCAATTTGACGCAACCTGGACCAGCTAA
- a CDS encoding CS1-pili formation C-terminal domain-containing protein yields the protein MRILDNKTLQACIAYGAILFTGVNNVAAARIETLHIGGIMLPDAFRNALRDGMNIPLYIHLNGTKGTQDDQRIGNASIWLDSNTLRVRLLQLQDQDGNASLNDNTRSKIVELADTAFDRDFKIPLTQHAWLHLNFQQLALQLVVNPQALTTLLRSRGEDIGVSSVNNLSSTLGYNLGVYNNKMRGGNNNTSSYLSLDSVTALREHHAILDGTLYGIGSNNQQTELYRAIYERDFAGYRFAGGMLDTWNLQSLGPVTALPSGKIYGFSWGNQAQSTIFNNSHSVIPVVVFLPSAGEIHLSRDGKLLSVQNFGMGSHEVDTTELPYGIYDVNVDVVVNGQTVSKTVQRINKLFAREGSAGLPLRWQIWGGNMHIESWDPGYGKIQRSEDSLLMGISASGGIQSVGWMASTYGYNSTAVGEFHFSWPIADYLQINTQNMLATDGSWSAINSLNATLPGNFSSIWLSQEKTSAGNKLRRSDASNVAVGSSLNLRPLWSKLGTLSASYNEDRQHNSHYYTADYTQTLYSGGYGSVGLRAGLQRYQNSFSSNVSTMQKYIALDFMLPLGSLFRAGLTQQNGYSMANLSAQNQFNDGAIHAVGADISRAISGVTGSNKSLNAGAWTQYETRYSAGTLSINSGVDGYVSTNLTSSGSLGWQGKEFGISGNSEGNAGVILRTDVEDDGQLTAKINGRVFPLKGKRNYLPLDPYGRYEIEILNSKNSLDSYNISGGRKNHLTLYPGNVVLISPEIKQMVTVSGRIRAENGTLLTNARINNHIGRTRTDSNGEFVMDVDKKFPTIDFNYDENKVCAAEFDISKARGAVWLGDIICQGLKTFANVMSDGVNNEI from the coding sequence GTGCGTATCTTGGACAATAAAACCCTGCAAGCATGCATTGCTTATGGTGCAATTTTATTTACTGGAGTAAATAATGTTGCTGCGGCCAGGATAGAAACCCTACATATCGGTGGGATCATGCTCCCTGATGCCTTTAGGAATGCATTACGTGATGGTATGAATATTCCGCTTTATATTCATTTAAACGGAACAAAGGGCACGCAGGACGATCAACGTATAGGCAACGCTTCAATTTGGTTAGATAGCAATACGCTTAGAGTTCGGCTTTTACAATTACAAGATCAAGATGGCAATGCATCACTTAATGATAATACTCGTTCAAAAATAGTTGAGCTTGCTGATACTGCTTTCGACCGTGATTTTAAAATCCCACTCACGCAACATGCTTGGCTTCATTTAAATTTCCAGCAACTCGCATTGCAGCTGGTTGTTAATCCGCAAGCACTCACGACACTTCTCCGTTCGAGGGGCGAAGATATTGGCGTATCAAGCGTGAATAATCTTAGTAGCACTCTGGGTTATAACCTTGGCGTTTATAACAACAAAATGCGTGGTGGTAATAACAATACCTCCAGCTATCTCTCCCTGGATTCGGTAACGGCGTTGCGAGAACATCATGCCATATTGGACGGAACACTCTACGGCATCGGTTCAAATAATCAGCAAACAGAACTGTATAGGGCTATTTATGAGCGTGATTTTGCTGGTTATCGCTTTGCGGGAGGGATGTTAGATACCTGGAATTTGCAATCTCTTGGTCCGGTAACAGCGCTACCCTCAGGAAAAATTTATGGCTTCTCATGGGGAAATCAGGCTCAATCGACAATATTCAATAATTCCCATTCGGTCATCCCTGTTGTTGTTTTCTTGCCCTCAGCGGGAGAGATACACCTTTCACGCGATGGCAAATTACTTAGCGTACAAAACTTCGGCATGGGTAGCCATGAAGTGGATACCACTGAATTACCGTATGGCATTTATGACGTCAATGTTGATGTCGTTGTTAATGGACAAACAGTAAGCAAAACGGTCCAGCGCATAAATAAATTATTTGCGCGTGAGGGGTCAGCAGGTCTGCCATTGAGATGGCAGATTTGGGGTGGCAATATGCATATAGAGAGTTGGGATCCTGGTTATGGGAAAATCCAACGGTCTGAAGATAGCCTCCTCATGGGTATTTCGGCGTCAGGTGGGATCCAATCTGTAGGCTGGATGGCTTCAACGTATGGGTACAACTCCACTGCCGTAGGTGAATTCCATTTTTCGTGGCCAATTGCCGATTATCTCCAGATTAATACACAAAATATGTTAGCAACTGACGGTTCATGGAGCGCCATTAATAGTCTAAATGCTACTCTGCCGGGGAACTTTAGTTCTATTTGGCTAAGCCAAGAAAAAACGTCCGCTGGCAACAAACTTCGTCGCAGCGATGCCAGCAATGTTGCTGTTGGCTCATCACTCAACTTAAGACCACTGTGGTCAAAGCTGGGCACGCTAAGCGCAAGTTATAATGAAGATCGCCAACATAATTCTCATTATTACACTGCCGATTATACCCAGACGTTATACAGCGGAGGGTATGGTTCAGTTGGATTGCGCGCAGGTTTGCAGCGTTATCAGAACAGCTTTAGTTCCAATGTAAGTACTATGCAAAAGTACATTGCACTTGATTTTATGCTCCCGCTTGGAAGTCTGTTTCGTGCGGGGCTAACGCAGCAAAATGGCTATTCAATGGCTAATCTTTCTGCACAAAATCAATTTAATGATGGAGCCATTCACGCTGTGGGTGCGGACATTTCTCGTGCCATTTCGGGTGTAACAGGCAGCAACAAGAGTTTGAATGCGGGTGCATGGACGCAATACGAAACGCGCTATTCTGCTGGTACGCTAAGCATCAATAGCGGTGTTGATGGCTACGTCAGTACCAATCTGACATCCAGTGGTAGCCTCGGCTGGCAAGGAAAAGAGTTCGGTATCAGCGGGAATAGTGAAGGTAACGCAGGTGTAATTTTGCGTACTGATGTGGAAGATGATGGACAGTTAACAGCCAAGATTAACGGGCGTGTTTTTCCATTGAAAGGTAAGCGCAACTACTTGCCATTGGATCCGTACGGTCGTTATGAGATCGAGATCCTCAATAGCAAGAATTCACTCGACAGCTATAACATTTCTGGCGGCAGGAAAAACCATCTCACACTTTATCCAGGCAATGTTGTCCTGATTAGCCCAGAAATAAAACAGATGGTAACAGTATCCGGAAGGATTCGTGCTGAAAATGGCACGTTGCTTACCAATGCACGCATAAACAACCATATCGGCAGAACCCGAACAGATAGCAATGGTGAATTTGTCATGGATGTTGATAAAAAGTTTCCAACTATCGATTTTAATTACGATGAAAATAAAGTTTGTGCGGCCGAATTTGACATTAGTAAAGCTCGCGGCGCGGTATGGCTTGGTGACATTATTTGTCAGGGACTGAAGACATTCGCCAATGTGATGTCTGATGGAGTGAACAATGAAATTTAA
- the ecpD gene encoding fimbrial adhesin EcpD, with protein sequence MKFNDYSFLLFILLSFLTEPVSAVVNKTVYPDAPTREYVFVENSNDDNFFVTPGDDLNPRMTGTNRWTGLKYTGSGSIYQQSLGYIDNGRNTLLSSNRRFDMWLENAPASYPIKGLRCINWYKGCDMATSLILPAAIDMHGFYGVTVPAGGAKWMHGMMSNHFYQYLNSAPVGSNFTMTINTCETTEYYSAQHGQRCRYMGSGNWDVRKVSFTKGAHLKFQNINAMSEVFINSDGIPTLGEGNSDCYPLVRGQRSGLACKMVSYNLSDNGLSNSTIKVFPAMNHAALESAIDTDDMQFSLDGASWKTVNGKAHYYTFNDLKSKSNIYIFLSSNFFKQMVKLGISDNNTHDLFNFRMYNILAPESGWYEFSASSKLIIKPRDFSVSIISTDHQRNPTRTGKIGKKSPSLDFDYIVTANGKTAADEVLVSVTGPTQTIQGRAWCIFASSDGLIQVPFPALLSFKTQNGVNKTYDVGCDGQWRDMTDAFWITTPWIDTNGTNGVMNKSTVRFSIPMNAEQSLNTTNQTSWYGDVSASGEIRVKATWRNVR encoded by the coding sequence ATGAAATTTAATGACTATTCTTTTCTTCTTTTCATCCTATTATCTTTCTTAACCGAACCCGTTAGCGCTGTCGTTAATAAAACAGTATATCCTGATGCTCCAACACGAGAATATGTCTTCGTCGAAAACAGTAATGATGACAACTTTTTCGTAACCCCGGGTGATGACCTGAATCCAAGAATGACAGGAACTAATCGCTGGACTGGCCTCAAATACACAGGATCAGGTTCTATCTACCAGCAAAGCCTCGGGTATATCGATAATGGCCGCAACACCCTTTTATCGAGCAATCGAAGATTTGATATGTGGCTGGAGAATGCGCCAGCATCATATCCTATTAAGGGTCTACGTTGTATCAACTGGTACAAGGGTTGCGATATGGCGACAAGTCTGATCCTACCTGCCGCAATCGATATGCATGGATTTTATGGTGTAACGGTTCCCGCAGGCGGCGCGAAATGGATGCACGGAATGATGTCGAATCATTTTTATCAGTATCTGAATAGCGCCCCTGTTGGCAGTAATTTCACAATGACAATTAATACTTGTGAGACCACGGAATACTATAGTGCTCAGCATGGCCAGCGGTGCCGTTATATGGGATCCGGGAATTGGGATGTGCGTAAAGTATCATTTACTAAAGGCGCACATCTGAAATTCCAAAATATTAATGCAATGTCTGAAGTTTTCATTAACAGTGATGGCATACCTACGCTTGGTGAGGGAAATTCAGACTGTTATCCTCTGGTGAGAGGTCAACGCTCGGGCTTGGCTTGTAAAATGGTAAGTTACAATCTAAGTGATAATGGATTGAGCAATTCGACCATTAAAGTTTTCCCGGCAATGAATCACGCTGCTCTCGAATCAGCTATAGACACCGATGATATGCAATTTAGTCTTGATGGTGCATCCTGGAAGACAGTGAATGGTAAGGCTCATTACTACACTTTCAATGACCTAAAAAGCAAAAGTAATATTTACATTTTTTTGTCGAGTAACTTTTTTAAACAAATGGTGAAGTTGGGCATTAGCGATAACAATACTCACGATTTGTTCAATTTCCGTATGTACAATATTCTCGCACCAGAATCCGGATGGTACGAATTTTCAGCATCAAGCAAATTGATCATTAAACCACGCGATTTCAGCGTAAGTATTATTTCCACAGATCATCAGCGAAACCCTACTCGAACGGGGAAAATCGGTAAGAAAAGTCCCTCGCTAGATTTCGACTACATCGTGACAGCAAATGGCAAAACTGCCGCTGATGAAGTTTTGGTAAGTGTGACTGGCCCAACGCAAACAATCCAGGGGCGCGCGTGGTGCATATTTGCATCATCAGATGGCTTGATCCAAGTGCCCTTCCCGGCATTGCTGAGCTTTAAGACACAAAATGGCGTTAATAAAACTTATGATGTTGGCTGTGATGGCCAATGGCGCGATATGACTGACGCATTTTGGATAACAACACCCTGGATAGATACAAATGGCACTAACGGCGTAATGAATAAGTCCACGGTTCGTTTCTCCATACCTATGAATGCTGAGCAATCTTTGAACACAACAAACCAGACGTCCTGGTATGGAGACGTTAGCGCATCTGGTGAAATACGTGTAAAGGCGACATGGCGCAATGTTAGATAA